In Nocardioides dokdonensis FR1436, the following are encoded in one genomic region:
- a CDS encoding dicarboxylate/amino acid:cation symporter codes for MSTTTRSVARTRRSWRPSFGTQVLIGLVMGVLLGLVARSMGPDSVSASGEVDPNWLTETLTVVGSTFVTLLKAVVPALVFLAIVASIANLRDVAGAARLAWKTLAWFAGTALIAVSIGITLGLVLQPGAHTSVSADAAGAPAGSGSWLDFLTGLVPANVLGLQASAGDDGSVALSFNVLQILVLAIAVGIATLKVGDAAEPFLVLVRSALTVVQKVLWWIILLAPIATVGLLGRAVASYGWDALGSLGMFTVAIYVGLALVLFGVYPVLLKLNGLSIRQFFSGAWPALSLGFVSRSSVGTMPVTESVTQRNLGVPRAYSSFAVPLGATTKMDGCASIYPAVAAIFVAQFFGIELAITDYLLIVFVSVIGSAATAGVTGATVMLTLTLSTLGLPLEGVGLLLAIDPILDMGRTATNVAGQALVPTLVAKREGILDLDVYNARRTGKAWAEDEPVAPVETLDEGAQRPLEAPAVGASA; via the coding sequence ATGAGCACCACCACCCGTTCCGTGGCGCGCACGCGTCGATCGTGGCGTCCCTCCTTCGGCACCCAGGTCCTGATCGGACTCGTGATGGGCGTCCTCCTCGGCCTCGTCGCCCGGTCCATGGGCCCGGACTCGGTCTCCGCGAGCGGCGAGGTCGACCCCAACTGGTTGACCGAGACCCTCACCGTCGTCGGCAGCACCTTCGTGACCCTGCTCAAGGCCGTCGTGCCGGCCCTGGTGTTCCTCGCCATCGTCGCCTCGATCGCCAACCTGCGCGACGTGGCCGGCGCCGCCCGGCTCGCCTGGAAGACCCTGGCGTGGTTCGCCGGCACCGCCCTGATCGCGGTGTCGATCGGGATCACCCTGGGACTGGTCCTGCAGCCCGGGGCGCACACCAGCGTGTCCGCGGACGCCGCCGGCGCTCCGGCCGGCAGCGGCTCGTGGCTGGACTTCCTCACCGGGCTGGTGCCCGCCAACGTCCTGGGCCTGCAGGCCAGCGCCGGGGACGACGGCAGCGTGGCGCTGTCCTTCAACGTGCTGCAGATCCTGGTGCTGGCGATCGCCGTCGGCATCGCCACCCTCAAGGTGGGCGATGCCGCGGAGCCCTTCCTCGTCCTCGTGCGCTCGGCGCTCACGGTCGTGCAGAAGGTGCTGTGGTGGATCATCCTGCTCGCGCCCATCGCCACCGTCGGCCTGCTGGGCAGGGCCGTCGCGAGCTACGGCTGGGACGCGCTCGGTTCGCTGGGCATGTTCACCGTCGCGATCTACGTCGGCCTGGCCCTCGTGCTGTTCGGCGTCTACCCGGTGCTGCTGAAGCTCAACGGGCTCTCGATCCGCCAGTTCTTCTCCGGCGCCTGGCCGGCGCTCTCCCTGGGCTTCGTGTCCCGCTCGTCGGTGGGCACGATGCCGGTGACCGAGTCCGTCACCCAGCGCAACCTCGGCGTGCCGCGCGCGTACTCCTCGTTCGCGGTGCCGCTGGGCGCCACCACCAAGATGGACGGCTGCGCCTCGATCTACCCCGCCGTCGCCGCCATCTTCGTGGCCCAGTTCTTCGGGATCGAGCTCGCGATCACCGACTACCTGCTGATCGTGTTCGTCTCCGTGATCGGCTCGGCCGCCACCGCCGGGGTCACCGGAGCGACCGTGATGCTCACGCTGACCCTGTCGACCCTCGGCCTGCCGCTCGAGGGGGTCGGCCTGCTGCTGGCCATCGACCCGATCCTCGACATGGGCCGTACCGCGACCAACGTGGCCGGGCAGGCGCTCGTGCCGACGCTGGTCGCCAAGCGCGAGGGCATCCTCGACCTCGACGTCTACAACGCCCGACGCACCGGGAAGGCCTGGGCCGAGGACGAGCCGGTCGCACCCGTCGAGACCCTCGACGAGGGGGCGCAGCGCCCGCTCGAGGCGCCTGCGGTGGGTGCCTCGGCCTGA
- a CDS encoding MFS transporter — protein MAPTLERSRPPWSAWRTVVAFGVVSLFADMVYEGMRSVAGPLLGSLGASAAVVGLVTGAGEALALVLRLAAGPWADRTGGHWRATFVGYALTAVCVPLLAVTPFVGAAGLGLASTLMLLERTGKAVRSPSKSALLAGVAQQVGRGRGFAVHKALDQVGALLGPLVVAALVATTDLTWPAFLALALPGALAMVLLVQLRRRAPAGPPAAGPGPDVATVAVSTARLPRSFYLMATGVSASTFALMTFGVISFHLVEAGLLSLVTVPLLYAAAMAVEAVAALGTGWAYDHVGARVLLLLPPAAAVVAPLSLSTTLGTAVAGVLVWGAATGVQDSTVKAWVADLVPRERLGTGYGVFAAFQGAAALAGGTVAGVLYAEHLVALVALVAGLQVGALALLWRALHPRR, from the coding sequence GTGGCTCCGACGCTCGAGAGGTCCCGCCCGCCCTGGTCGGCGTGGCGGACCGTGGTCGCCTTCGGCGTGGTCAGCCTCTTCGCGGACATGGTCTACGAGGGGATGCGCTCGGTCGCCGGCCCCCTGCTCGGCAGCCTGGGCGCGTCGGCGGCCGTGGTGGGCCTGGTCACGGGAGCCGGCGAGGCCCTGGCGCTGGTGCTCCGCCTGGCCGCCGGTCCCTGGGCCGACCGGACGGGTGGGCACTGGCGGGCCACGTTCGTCGGCTACGCACTGACCGCCGTGTGCGTGCCCCTCCTGGCAGTGACACCCTTCGTGGGAGCCGCCGGCCTCGGGCTGGCCAGCACCCTCATGCTCCTGGAACGCACCGGCAAAGCCGTGCGCAGCCCGTCGAAGTCCGCTCTGCTGGCCGGGGTCGCCCAGCAGGTCGGGCGCGGTCGCGGGTTCGCGGTGCACAAGGCCCTCGACCAGGTCGGGGCGCTGCTGGGGCCGCTCGTCGTGGCGGCGCTCGTCGCGACCACCGACCTCACCTGGCCGGCCTTCCTGGCCCTCGCCCTGCCCGGAGCGCTGGCGATGGTCCTGCTCGTGCAGCTGCGTCGACGTGCTCCAGCCGGCCCTCCCGCCGCGGGACCGGGACCGGACGTCGCGACGGTCGCGGTCAGCACCGCTCGCCTGCCCCGGTCCTTCTACCTGATGGCGACGGGGGTCTCGGCGAGCACCTTCGCCCTGATGACGTTCGGCGTCATCTCCTTCCACCTCGTCGAGGCCGGGCTGCTCTCCCTGGTGACGGTGCCGCTGCTCTATGCGGCCGCGATGGCCGTCGAGGCGGTGGCAGCACTGGGCACCGGCTGGGCCTACGACCACGTCGGCGCCCGGGTCCTCCTCCTGCTCCCTCCCGCGGCCGCCGTCGTCGCGCCACTGTCGCTCTCCACCACCCTCGGCACGGCGGTGGCGGGCGTGCTCGTGTGGGGCGCTGCCACCGGGGTCCAGGACTCGACCGTCAAGGCCTGGGTCGCCGACCTGGTGCCGCGCGAGCGCCTCGGCACCGGCTACGGGGTCTTCGCGGCCTTCCAGGGCGCGGCGGCACTGGCCGGGGGCACCGTGGCCGGCGTGCTGTACGCCGAGCACCTCGTCGCCCTGGTCGCGCTCGTCGCCGGGCTCCAGGTCGGTGCCCTCGCGCTGCTGTGGCGCGCGCTGCACCCGCGCCGGTGA
- a CDS encoding phosphotransferase family protein, translating into MSAPDWAIEGPEGITVDAISTLLGAEVTSLDVQQVGTGQIGTCFRLTMTGEGVPARLLLKLPTADAASRDFYRGTYRSEVLFYERVADTVAVRVPQCHVARFDEETAHFVLLLEDLSPLEPGEQIAGSTPERLLDAAANLAGLHGPRWCDPTLLDLPGLALTGEEDAQVLADLYGPALEIFLDRLGAELDPEVVEVLQACPGVSKEWALGRQERFALVHGDYRLDNLMFSPGGGRGEVAALDWQTLTLALPARDLAFLITTSLDAPVRREVERELVGAYHRALLEHGAPESYDLDACWDDYVYAMFQAPLITVFGCAYGAPTERGDRMFATMATRACAAIRDHDALRLLGRGA; encoded by the coding sequence ATGAGCGCCCCGGACTGGGCCATCGAGGGCCCCGAGGGCATCACCGTGGACGCGATCTCCACCCTGCTCGGGGCCGAGGTCACCTCGCTCGACGTGCAGCAGGTGGGCACCGGCCAGATCGGCACCTGCTTCCGGTTGACGATGACCGGCGAGGGGGTCCCTGCACGGTTGCTCCTCAAGCTGCCCACCGCCGACGCCGCGTCCCGGGACTTCTACCGCGGGACCTATCGCAGCGAGGTGCTCTTCTACGAGCGCGTCGCCGACACCGTGGCGGTGCGGGTCCCGCAGTGCCACGTGGCCAGGTTCGACGAGGAGACCGCGCACTTCGTGCTCCTGCTCGAGGACCTCTCCCCTCTCGAGCCGGGCGAGCAGATCGCCGGGAGCACACCGGAACGCCTGCTCGACGCGGCCGCCAACCTGGCGGGGCTGCACGGCCCCCGCTGGTGCGACCCGACCCTGCTCGACCTCCCGGGGCTGGCGCTGACCGGCGAGGAGGACGCCCAGGTGCTCGCCGACCTCTACGGCCCGGCCCTGGAGATCTTCCTCGACCGCCTCGGGGCCGAGCTCGATCCCGAGGTGGTGGAGGTGCTGCAGGCATGTCCGGGGGTGTCGAAGGAGTGGGCGCTGGGCCGCCAGGAGCGGTTCGCGCTCGTGCACGGCGACTACCGCCTCGACAACCTGATGTTCTCCCCCGGAGGGGGACGGGGCGAGGTGGCGGCCCTGGACTGGCAAACGCTCACCCTGGCACTCCCGGCCCGTGACCTCGCCTTCCTGATCACGACGAGCCTCGACGCCCCGGTGCGCCGCGAGGTGGAGCGCGAGCTCGTCGGCGCCTACCACCGAGCACTGCTCGAGCACGGCGCGCCTGAGTCCTACGACCTGGACGCGTGCTGGGACGACTACGTCTACGCCATGTTCCAGGCGCCGTTGATCACGGTCTTCGGCTGCGCCTACGGTGCCCCGACCGAGCGGGGGGACCGGATGTTCGCCACGATGGCGACCCGGGCCTGCGCGGCCATCCGTGACCACGACGCCTTGCGGCTGCTCGGCCGTGGCGCCTGA
- a CDS encoding SDR family NAD(P)-dependent oxidoreductase gives MRRNALVVGGGSGIGAGVAHRLARDGYDVVVADLDEAGATSVAGALPGPGTHRGAGVDVTDEASLAALLEDVAPTGSLLDACVNTAGVSTLGAVTDLPAEEWRRVIDVCLTGGFLVVQAAARKMRRGGSIVSLTSLNARQPGAGLAPYCAAKAGLAMLTEVAALELGPVGIRVNAVSPGLVVTPLTAPAMDIPGVREDYVANTPLGRPGSVEDVAAAVAFLCSDESGWMTGEVMDLNGGAHLMRYPDVMGHVVRMLEHS, from the coding sequence ATGCGCAGGAACGCACTGGTCGTCGGAGGAGGCTCCGGCATCGGGGCCGGCGTGGCCCACCGCCTGGCCCGGGACGGGTACGACGTGGTCGTGGCCGACCTCGACGAGGCGGGCGCCACCTCGGTCGCCGGCGCGCTCCCCGGCCCGGGCACGCACCGTGGCGCGGGCGTCGACGTGACCGACGAGGCCTCGCTCGCTGCCCTGCTCGAGGACGTCGCCCCGACCGGCTCCCTCCTCGACGCCTGCGTCAACACCGCCGGGGTCAGCACGCTCGGCGCCGTGACCGACCTGCCCGCCGAGGAGTGGCGCCGGGTCATCGACGTCTGCCTCACCGGCGGCTTCCTGGTCGTCCAGGCCGCGGCGCGGAAGATGCGACGGGGCGGGTCGATCGTGAGTCTCACCTCCCTCAACGCCCGACAGCCCGGCGCGGGCCTGGCGCCGTACTGCGCCGCCAAGGCCGGACTCGCCATGCTCACCGAGGTCGCGGCGCTCGAGCTGGGGCCGGTCGGCATCCGGGTCAACGCCGTCTCCCCCGGCCTCGTGGTCACCCCGCTCACCGCACCCGCGATGGACATCCCCGGCGTGCGTGAGGACTACGTCGCCAACACCCCGCTCGGCCGCCCGGGCAGCGTCGAGGACGTCGCTGCAGCGGTCGCCTTCCTGTGCTCCGACGAGTCCGGCTGGATGACTGGTGAGGTGATGGACCTCAACGGCGGCGCACACCTGATGCGCTACCCCGACGTCATGGGTCACGTGGTCCGGATGCTGGAGCACTCGTGA
- a CDS encoding SDR family NAD(P)-dependent oxidoreductase: MIRRTRGTRFTGATALVTGAGSGIGAALARALSAEGALVACHDLDGDAARATAEACGSSASAHATDVTDPHAVQAAVDEVVSRHGRLDLLFNNAGITWGGRTEDLTLAQWDAIIDVNIRGVVHGVAAAYPLMQRQGSGHIVNTASMGGLMAAGLITSYCMTKHAVVGLSLALRTEAAASGVRVTAVCPAAVETPILDKGAVGAFDGRRFYLSSQGLSQALDVDVLADQVLEGMRRNRALVVTPSRARASWRAQRFLPGLTDRITTRYVRQQMEAMRS, translated from the coding sequence GTGATCCGTCGCACCCGAGGGACCCGCTTCACGGGCGCCACCGCCCTGGTCACCGGAGCGGGTTCCGGGATCGGCGCCGCCCTGGCCCGGGCCCTGAGTGCCGAGGGAGCGCTCGTGGCCTGCCACGACCTCGACGGGGACGCCGCGCGCGCGACGGCCGAGGCCTGCGGGAGCAGCGCCAGCGCCCACGCCACCGACGTCACCGATCCGCACGCCGTGCAGGCCGCCGTGGACGAGGTCGTGTCCCGGCACGGGCGTCTCGACCTGCTCTTCAACAACGCCGGCATCACGTGGGGAGGTCGCACCGAGGACCTGACGCTCGCGCAGTGGGACGCCATCATCGATGTCAACATCCGCGGCGTCGTGCACGGTGTGGCGGCGGCGTACCCGCTGATGCAGCGCCAGGGGTCCGGACACATCGTCAACACCGCCTCCATGGGCGGGCTGATGGCGGCGGGTCTGATCACGAGCTACTGCATGACCAAGCACGCCGTCGTCGGGTTGTCGCTCGCACTGCGCACCGAGGCCGCCGCCAGCGGGGTGCGCGTGACGGCCGTGTGCCCGGCCGCCGTCGAGACACCGATCCTGGACAAGGGGGCGGTGGGCGCCTTCGACGGGCGGCGGTTCTACCTGTCGAGCCAGGGGCTGAGCCAGGCGCTGGACGTCGACGTGCTCGCCGACCAGGTGCTCGAGGGGATGAGACGCAACCGCGCGCTGGTCGTCACACCCAGCCGCGCCCGGGCGTCCTGGCGGGCCCAGCGGTTCCTGCCCGGGCTCACCGACCGGATCACCACGCGCTACGTGCGCCAACAGATGGAGGCAATGCGATCGTGA
- a CDS encoding TIGR03857 family LLM class F420-dependent oxidoreductase, protein MTTCPELAAYGLAGHTESPRDVIAEAQLAERIGIGSLFLSERFNVKDAGVLAGAVAAATTTLGIATAATNHNTRHPMVTATLATTMHRLSEGRYALGLGRGIDALFDVMGLPRVTGAQLEDAISIYRRLWSGEAFGSDGPAGSYPYLFQDPTFDERIPVLMMAIGDRTLELAGRLADGVVLHTFFTDETLARAVATIRRSAEQAGRDPASVRIWSVLATVPDHLDETLRLRKLVGRLATYLQGYGGVLVRANGWDETVLARFRADERVQAVPGALDAVGTLEDLTWVRDEVLPASWLAASATGSPEQCAARVQDQLDAGADSVVLHGATPTELAPVVEAWRGRRSAALDSLPLNPGRMSA, encoded by the coding sequence GTGACCACCTGTCCCGAGCTGGCCGCCTACGGCCTGGCCGGCCACACCGAGTCGCCCCGCGACGTCATCGCCGAGGCGCAGCTGGCCGAGCGCATCGGCATCGGCTCGCTGTTCCTCTCCGAGCGCTTCAACGTCAAGGACGCGGGCGTGCTGGCCGGGGCCGTGGCCGCCGCCACGACGACCCTGGGGATCGCCACCGCGGCCACCAACCACAACACGCGTCACCCGATGGTCACCGCCACCCTGGCCACCACGATGCACCGGCTCAGCGAGGGCCGCTACGCGCTCGGGCTCGGGCGTGGCATCGACGCCCTGTTCGACGTGATGGGGCTTCCCCGGGTGACCGGGGCTCAGCTGGAGGACGCCATCTCGATCTATCGCCGGCTCTGGAGCGGCGAGGCGTTCGGCTCGGACGGCCCCGCCGGGAGCTATCCCTACCTCTTCCAGGACCCCACCTTCGACGAACGGATCCCGGTGCTCATGATGGCGATCGGCGACCGGACCCTGGAGCTGGCCGGGCGCCTGGCCGACGGGGTGGTGCTGCACACCTTCTTCACCGACGAGACCCTGGCCCGCGCGGTCGCCACCATCCGGCGCTCGGCCGAGCAGGCCGGACGCGATCCCGCCTCGGTACGCATCTGGTCGGTGCTCGCCACCGTGCCCGACCACCTCGACGAGACGTTGCGGCTGCGCAAGCTGGTGGGTCGGCTCGCGACGTACCTGCAGGGGTACGGCGGCGTCCTGGTCCGGGCCAACGGATGGGACGAGACGGTGCTGGCCCGGTTCCGCGCGGACGAGCGCGTGCAGGCGGTCCCCGGCGCGCTCGACGCGGTCGGCACGCTCGAGGACCTCACCTGGGTCCGCGACGAGGTGCTCCCCGCCTCGTGGCTGGCCGCCTCGGCGACCGGCTCGCCGGAGCAGTGCGCAGCGCGCGTGCAGGACCAGCTGGACGCCGGCGCTGACAGCGTCGTCCTCCACGGAGCGACCCCCACGGAGCTGGCTCCGGTGGTCGAGGCCTGGCGCGGGCGCAGGAGCGCCGCGCTCGACTCCCTGCCCCTCAACCCGGGTCGGATGAGCGCATGA
- a CDS encoding DUF2254 domain-containing protein: MLSRLQAYGDRLRSSLFFVPMLCVLAGIVVGEAMLYVDALVEGIDPRLTATVDSARTVLTTVAGATLTFAGIAFSVSLLLISLASSQFSPRVVHGMFRDPFNKRVMGLVIGTFTYCLVVLRAVRSSLEETGDAVVPSVSILLAVVLGIASILAIVAFINHAAHSMDVSKILHRVTEEALSQARAAWPDPEPESDPPVGTDEDTTLPVGAAAVRFDGYGWVQNVDYEQLLAALPSGTTARLETFAGQYAIQHTPLCHLFPPAPDPEAVATAVRAAVLVGETRTLQQDVAYGVRQLSDVALKAMSPGINDPTTAHDAISHLGTVLSDLLRRRPPARRLAGADGQVLLVPEATTHDQLVGLAFDEVRIASADQPTVLIYLLDVLHQVEQSLTDLVRPGAVASLRRQASMIREINEQADVLEPDRQRVRAAFARRYPD, translated from the coding sequence ATGCTGTCTCGACTCCAGGCGTACGGCGACCGGCTGCGCAGCAGCCTCTTCTTCGTCCCCATGCTGTGCGTGCTCGCCGGCATCGTGGTCGGGGAGGCGATGCTCTACGTCGACGCGCTCGTCGAGGGCATCGACCCACGGCTGACCGCGACCGTGGACAGTGCGCGCACCGTGCTCACCACCGTCGCCGGGGCGACGCTGACCTTCGCCGGCATCGCCTTCTCGGTCAGCCTGCTGCTCATCTCCCTCGCCTCCAGCCAGTTCTCGCCGCGCGTGGTGCACGGGATGTTCCGGGACCCCTTCAACAAGCGCGTGATGGGTCTGGTCATCGGAACGTTCACCTACTGCCTCGTGGTGCTGCGCGCGGTGCGCAGCTCACTGGAGGAGACCGGCGACGCGGTCGTGCCGAGCGTCTCCATCCTGCTCGCCGTGGTGCTCGGCATCGCCTCGATCCTGGCGATCGTGGCCTTCATCAACCACGCAGCCCACTCGATGGACGTCTCGAAGATCCTGCACCGGGTCACCGAGGAGGCGCTGAGCCAGGCCCGGGCGGCCTGGCCCGACCCCGAGCCGGAGTCCGACCCGCCGGTCGGGACGGACGAGGACACCACCCTGCCGGTCGGCGCGGCGGCGGTCCGCTTCGACGGCTACGGGTGGGTCCAGAACGTCGACTACGAGCAGCTCCTGGCCGCGCTCCCGTCGGGCACGACAGCGCGCCTGGAGACCTTCGCCGGTCAGTACGCCATCCAGCACACGCCGCTGTGCCACCTCTTCCCGCCCGCGCCCGACCCCGAGGCCGTCGCCACCGCCGTGCGCGCGGCCGTGCTCGTCGGCGAGACCCGGACGTTGCAGCAGGACGTCGCGTACGGCGTACGCCAGCTGTCCGACGTGGCCCTCAAGGCCATGTCGCCCGGCATCAACGACCCGACGACCGCCCACGACGCGATCTCCCACCTCGGCACCGTCCTCAGCGACCTGCTCCGTCGGCGGCCACCGGCCCGTCGTCTCGCGGGCGCCGACGGCCAGGTCCTGCTCGTGCCCGAAGCCACCACGCACGACCAGCTCGTCGGGCTCGCCTTCGACGAGGTGCGGATCGCCTCCGCCGACCAGCCGACCGTGCTGATCTACCTCCTCGACGTGCTGCACCAGGTGGAGCAGTCGCTCACCGACCTGGTCCGTCCCGGTGCGGTGGCTTCGCTGCGTCGTCAGGCGAGCATGATCCGGGAGATCAACGAGCAGGCCGACGTCCTGGAGCCGGACCGGCAGCGGGTGCGGGCGGCCTTCGCACGTCGCTACCCGGACTGA